The DNA sequence CTTGCAGCACCATCCGATAACCGTCGGGATCGACAAACGTTTTTCCCAGCCGATCCCAGTAAGGATTAAATGACGTCACCACGCTGAACCCGGCCTGCACCATACGCTCACAGGTTGCCTGCCACCGTATCGGCTCGGGAATGTACAGCACCAGTAAATCGTCTTCCGTCGGAGTCGGTCTGACCGGATGGTGATGGCAAACCGTAAACTCCAGATGCCAGGCCAACCCCGGTAGCCCCAGCATAACACCACTGAATCCATCATGTTGCGCAAACGCGCTTAATTTCTGCAATCCTACGCCATCGCAGTACATCCGTTCACTACGCGCCAAATCCGTGACCGGCCTCGCCACTCGCAACGTGGTCATATTTTGCTCCTTTTGGCTTCCAGATACAGTGATAGCACGGTTTTAAAAAATTGACCACAATAAGAAATCCTCTTTTTTATCATGGAATTATATGGAATAGTACGTTCACTTTCTGATAATGGCGCAACCGATATGTCTCCTCATCATTCCCCCCTGTTCTCCATCCAGCCGGAAGCCGTTGACCAGCCGGAGGTGCTCGCGCTGCTGGCACAGTTGGATGCGTATCAGTCAACGCTGTACCCGGCGGAGTGCTGCCACTTCACTGATTTGCGCACCGTGGCGACGGATAAACTGATTTTTTTGGTTATTCGCCACGCAAACGGCCACGCCGTAGGCTGTGGCGCAATCGTGTTGCGTAAACCGGGTGAGGGCGAAATGAAGCGAATTTACCTCTCGCCTGAGTGCCGGGGCAGCGGAGCGGCCGATCAACTGCTCAGACAACTGGAAAAACGAGCCCATCATGCAGGTTGTTGGGTTATCAGGCTGGAAACCGGCATTCATCAACCTCAGGCGATCCGCCTGTATATGCGCCATGGCTATCAAATACGCGGCCCGTTTCCCCCTTATGGCGACGATCCGTTGAGTGTCTATATGGAAAAAACGCTGGCGAAAAGCGCATAAAAAAAGCATTGCGCCGATTCACGCAAACGCTGTATATTCAACCAGTATTTTTTATGGAGACACAGCAATGGCAGCAATGTATGTAGAGCTGGTTTACGACAAAAGAAACGTGAGCGGATTACCCAACGCGGCAGAACAGATCAAAAACGAGCTGACCAAACGGATTCACCGGGTATTCCCAGACGCGGAGATCAAAATCAAGCCGATGCAGGCGAATGCAATTAACTCCAACGCCAGCAAGCAGGACAAATCCACCATCAATCGCATCGTCGAGGAAATGTTTGAAGAAGCCGACGAATGGCTAGTCGTTGAATAATCATTATCGTCTACGCCAGCCCCCTGCCCACCGCAGCCTGGCGTAGACGTCAACCGCCATCGCTCGTCAGCTCCCGCCCGGTTGTCTTATTTTGCTGCCCCACGGCGAAACCCCATCCCAATTCTCCTATCAGCGACGCATCAGGCAGAAAGTTGCATGCGTGACGGCTCCATCATATAAACGGCGACCGTTTCCTGCCGCTGGAGCGTATTCAAGAACACCACCCGCAGCCCCAGGGAGTGAAAACCGCATTTCAGCAGCACCCTGCCAGAAGCGGTATTTTGCGGTAAATGACAACCGTAGATTTTTTCGATACCCAGTTCATTAAAGGCGAATTGGCAGAGCATGCGGCTGGCTTCAGTGCCCAGCCCCTGCTGTCGAAAGGCCGGTTCCAGCCAGTAACCAATTTCCGGGTGCGCCGTTTCCAGCGATACCAGTGAAATAGCGCCAATAATCTGTTGGCTGCCTCGGTGACAAATGGCATAAGCAATGCCGTTGCGCTGTAGCCAGTATTGCTGGAAATCGGCAATCCAGCGTTGTACCGCTTCAAGCGAGCAGGGATAAGGAATGAGTAGCGTCATGGCCGATATGCTCGGATCGCTATTTAGCAATGTGCAGATAGGCCCGGCATCGTGGCCGTGTAACGGGCGCAGTATCAGGTGTTCGGTGGTCAGTGAGGGTTGTGGCGACATGGTGCTCTCCTTCTCAGTCGCGCCAGCACAGCGGGCATGTGTGCCTTATGGCGTACTGTTTAGGTGGCATTCTCATCGGCCACGGTTCCAGAAAGGTGCCGCGCACCTTTCCGCGCCCAGGAAACCGTTCATGAGTAAAGCAGCGTGGCCACCTGCTCGCTTTCTTCACGGGAATAGCCGCCGTATGTCATCGCCGCGACAAAGGTGCTGCGATCGATATTCGGGTAGACCTGCTCATTGAGCACGATGCGCCCTACCTCTTCAGGGGTCAGCTCGGGAAACTGCCCGTGAATACCGCCCACCACGTCACGGCTGGCATAACCCAGTATGCGAATAATACCGGCGATTTCCAGCGCGGATGTCTCATCCTGATAGGTGGAGTAAATGACATCTGCGATCAATTTCGACGTTAATACGTTCACTCTGGACACATCGCTATAACGACTCCCCAGGGACTGCACGATATGCATGATAGCCTCTTGCGGCCCGTAGCCCCTTTCGCGGATTCGAGCTAATACCGTCACCATTTTTTCTCTCAGATCGTTAAACATAGCGCTGCTCCTTCCGTCGAAATCGATAATCAGCCCGAAGACCGCGAAAACTCCCCCTGGAGTAGAACCGCTATCCTTAACCCTCGCGTCTGGGATGTTTACACCTGAGGCATGACGTATCAGCATCAGGTACATCATGGTATTACTTTCAGCATAGGCGCAGATGCCTATCCTTCCACTGACTTATCACGCTTTAAAGGTACAGGTTACTTTTTTCCATCCTGGCTCACATCTTGAGTATAGACATAGGCTTAACATCTCGCCGGATAGAAACCTCTTCACATATTAACGTCAATTTAACCGGTTCATTACAGCGTGTCCGGTCACATTCTTCGCCGGAAAATATCCGCCCCATGAGAAAAACGGGCGCGTGGCGGTCTCTGCTCGTCCAGCGAAAGAAAACAACGCCTCACTCCTCTGATTAGCCGACTATCACTGCAAACGCCTTGCCCAAGCTGTTATGATGCGGGCAGCAACCATGACGGTGCTGTCTTCAATACCGGGCCATACGCCTATACACATCTTGAAACAACTCTGCCAGGTCAGCGTCGGTCAAAAAACTCAGCGAGATAGCGATAATAAGCCCCCGCAGGGTCATCAATTCAGCAATCAGTGAGAAGGTTACGTCATGATCACCACCGATGGTAATAACGCGGTCGCTTCCGTTGCGTTTCGCACCAGCGAAGTCATCGCCATCTACCCCATTACGCCCAGTTCGACCATGGCGGAACAGGCCGCCGCCTGGTCGAGTGACGAACGCAAAAATATCTGGGGAGACACACCTCGGGTGATTGAGATGCAATCGGAAGCCGGTGCCATCGCCACGGTACACGGCGCGCTGCAAACCGGTGCCCTGTCCACCTCGTTTACCTCATCGCAGGGGTTACTGCTGATGATCCCGACGCTGTACAAACTGGCCGGCCAACTGACGCCGTTGGTATTGCATGTCGCCGCACGCACCGTCGCAACGCATGCATTGTCGATTTTTTGTGATCATTCCGATGTGATGGCGGTACGCCAAACCGGGTGCGCCATGCTCTGCGCCAGCAGTGTGCAAGAAGCGCAAGACTTCGCGCTGATTGCGCAAATGGCCAGTCTGAATAGTCGCTTGCCGTTTATCCATTTCTTCGATGGTTTTCGCACCTCGCATGAAATCAATAAAATTGCGCCCCTGAGCGATGATGTGTTGCGCACGTTGCTGCCACAGGCTGCAATTGATGCCTACCGTGAGCGAGCACTCACACCCGATCGCCCGGTTATCCGGGGAACGGCGTCCAACCCCGATACGTTCTTCCAGGCACGGGAAGCAACCAACCCGTGGTATGACGCCGCCGTTGGCCATGTCGTACAGGCGATGGATGATTTCGCTGGCGTCACCGGCCGCCAGTATCAGCCTTTTGAGTATTACGGCCACCCACAAGCCACACGCGTGGTGGTTATCATGGGTTCAGGCAGCGGCACCTGTGAAGAAGTGGTCGATGCGCTGCTGGCGCGCGGCGAAAAGGTCGGGGTGGTGAAAGTGCGCCTTTATCGCCCCTTTTCGGCACAACACCTGCTGGGCTGCATCCCGCAGAGCGCGCAGCGCATTGCCGTGCTCGACAGAACCAAAGAGCCGGGTGCGCTGGCCGAACCGTTGTATCTGGATGTGATGACGGCACTGGCAGAAGCCTTCTCTCGCGGTGAGCGCTCGCTGATGCCGCAAGTCATCGGTGGCCGTTACGGGCTCTCCTCCAAAGAGTTCACGCCGCAGTGCGTAGAAGCGGTATATAACGAGTTGGCGCTTACTAACCCCAGAGCGCGTTTTACCGTCGGTATTTATGACGATGTGACCCATTTATCACTGCCGCTGTCCGGGCAACCGATGCCGACGCAGATGTCGCTGCAAGCGCTGTTTTACGGCCTTGGCAGCGACGGCACGGTTTCTGCCGCCAAAAACTCGATTAAAATCGTCGGCACCGCTACGCCGTTGTTCGTTCAGGGGTATTTCGTCTACGACTCCAAGAAAGCCGGTAGCCTGACGGTCTCACACATGCGCGTCGGCCCGCACCCGATTCACTCGGCCTATCTCATTGAACAGGCGGATTTTGTCGCCTGCCACCAATGGCAGTTTATCGAGAAGTACAGCATGGTCGATCGCCTGAAACCGGGCGGAATCTTCCTCGTCAATGCCCCGTATAGCGCAAGCGAACTGTGGGCGCGGTTGCCACAAGAGGTTCAGGCCGGTTTAAACCAGCGGCAGGCGCGGGTGTACTGCATTAATGCGGCCAAAATCGCGCGGGAGTGTCAGTTAGGCGCACGCATCAACACCGTGATGCAGATGGCCTTCTTCCACCTGACGCAAATTCTGCCGGGCGAGAATGCACGCGATAAACTGCGCGACGCCATCAGCAGCAGTTATGGCAACAAAGGCCAGGAACTGGTCGAGCGGAACTGGCAGGCGCTGGATGCCACGCTCGCTTCACTCGACGCCGTCGCGCTGGAACCGGTCAATCCGGCCAGCCCACACCGCCCACCGGTCGTGTCCAATGCCGCCCCTGATTTTGTAAAAACCGTGACCGCCGCCATGCTAGCCGGGCTGGGTGACAGCCTGCCGGTGTCGGCCCTGCCGCCGGACGGCACCTGGCCTACCGGCACCACCCAGTGGGAGAAACGCAACATCGCAGAGCGTATCCCGCTGTGGAAAGCTGAACTCTGTACGCAATGCAACCACTGCGTTGCCGCCTGCCCGCATTCGGCTATCCGCGCGAAAGTCGTTCCGGCCACGGCAATGGCGGAGGCTCCGGCGTCACTGGCCTCGCTGGACGTGAAGGCGCGCGATATGCGCGGCCAAAAATATGTACTGCAAGTGGCCCCTGAAGATTGCACCGGTTGTAACCTGTGTGTCGAAGTCTGCCCGGCCAAAGATCGCCAAAACCCGGACATTAAAGCCATCAACATGGAGCCGCGTCTGGAGCATGTCGCGACAGAGAAAACGCACTACGATTTCTTCCTGACGCTGCCGG is a window from the Dickeya lacustris genome containing:
- a CDS encoding VOC family protein; protein product: MTTLRVARPVTDLARSERMYCDGVGLQKLSAFAQHDGFSGVMLGLPGLAWHLEFTVCHHHPVRPTPTEDDLLVLYIPEPIRWQATCERMVQAGFSVVTSFNPYWDRLGKTFVDPDGYRMVLQAGRWPIAD
- a CDS encoding GNAT family N-acetyltransferase, producing MSPQPSLTTEHLILRPLHGHDAGPICTLLNSDPSISAMTLLIPYPCSLEAVQRWIADFQQYWLQRNGIAYAICHRGSQQIIGAISLVSLETAHPEIGYWLEPAFRQQGLGTEASRMLCQFAFNELGIEKIYGCHLPQNTASGRVLLKCGFHSLGLRVVFLNTLQRQETVAVYMMEPSRMQLSA
- a CDS encoding GNAT family N-acetyltransferase encodes the protein MSPHHSPLFSIQPEAVDQPEVLALLAQLDAYQSTLYPAECCHFTDLRTVATDKLIFLVIRHANGHAVGCGAIVLRKPGEGEMKRIYLSPECRGSGAADQLLRQLEKRAHHAGCWVIRLETGIHQPQAIRLYMRHGYQIRGPFPPYGDDPLSVYMEKTLAKSA
- a CDS encoding DinI family protein, producing the protein MYVELVYDKRNVSGLPNAAEQIKNELTKRIHRVFPDAEIKIKPMQANAINSNASKQDKSTINRIVEEMFEEADEWLVVE
- the nifJ gene encoding pyruvate:ferredoxin (flavodoxin) oxidoreductase is translated as MITTDGNNAVASVAFRTSEVIAIYPITPSSTMAEQAAAWSSDERKNIWGDTPRVIEMQSEAGAIATVHGALQTGALSTSFTSSQGLLLMIPTLYKLAGQLTPLVLHVAARTVATHALSIFCDHSDVMAVRQTGCAMLCASSVQEAQDFALIAQMASLNSRLPFIHFFDGFRTSHEINKIAPLSDDVLRTLLPQAAIDAYRERALTPDRPVIRGTASNPDTFFQAREATNPWYDAAVGHVVQAMDDFAGVTGRQYQPFEYYGHPQATRVVVIMGSGSGTCEEVVDALLARGEKVGVVKVRLYRPFSAQHLLGCIPQSAQRIAVLDRTKEPGALAEPLYLDVMTALAEAFSRGERSLMPQVIGGRYGLSSKEFTPQCVEAVYNELALTNPRARFTVGIYDDVTHLSLPLSGQPMPTQMSLQALFYGLGSDGTVSAAKNSIKIVGTATPLFVQGYFVYDSKKAGSLTVSHMRVGPHPIHSAYLIEQADFVACHQWQFIEKYSMVDRLKPGGIFLVNAPYSASELWARLPQEVQAGLNQRQARVYCINAAKIARECQLGARINTVMQMAFFHLTQILPGENARDKLRDAISSSYGNKGQELVERNWQALDATLASLDAVALEPVNPASPHRPPVVSNAAPDFVKTVTAAMLAGLGDSLPVSALPPDGTWPTGTTQWEKRNIAERIPLWKAELCTQCNHCVAACPHSAIRAKVVPATAMAEAPASLASLDVKARDMRGQKYVLQVAPEDCTGCNLCVEVCPAKDRQNPDIKAINMEPRLEHVATEKTHYDFFLTLPEIDRSQIERIDIRTSQLITPLFEYSGACSGCGETPYIKLLTQLYGDRLLIANATGCSSIYGGNLPTTPWTTDANGRGPAWANSLFEDNAEFGLGFRLSVDSHRQRALRLLEQLSDQLPPELVEGLRDSRVTVDARREQIAQMRQLLQTHTSDAARQLSADADHLVEKSVWLIGGDGWAYDIGYGGLDHVMSLSENVNVLVLDTQCYSNTGGQQSKATPLGAVTKFGEHGKRKARKDLGINVMMYGHVYVAQISLGAQLNQTVKAIQEAEAWPGPSLIIAYSPCEEHGYDLAHSHEQMRQLTTTGFWPLYRFDPRRAEEGKPALVTDSRAPSASLSDTLLNEQRFRRLNTLQPDAAAQLYAEAEADLRRRYDFLSMLAGKAEKNTPE